A segment of the Fibrobacter succinogenes subsp. succinogenes S85 genome:
TCTGGTAGGCCTGAATCGCTTTATTCTCTTCGGTTTCAAGCGGAATGTTATCGGGGGAGAACAAGTCAAGAGAAACTTGCACGCCCTTAAGCCATTCACCGAATTCGCCCTTGAGTGCGTCCTTGGACGGGTGCGCCATCAGCTTCCGGTTCAGCTTGTCGTCGTATTCGATCATGAGTGGCTGAATATTTTCGACAAAGTCTGAATAAGCTTTGGCTGCTTTCTCGTCGCGGGTATCGCACGTCATAGCGACATAGCGTCGTGAACTCACTTCGCCAAGAACCGATTCCAGTTCGCTCCAATCTAGAATCCATTGACGGAGCTTTTCGACGTTTACAGGAATATCGCGCTGCAAAAGAGCGCGATATAGTTTAGAGATTTCTTTTTCGTCATCCGGATTTAAATTCTCCGGAACAAAGTTGCGTTTTTTCATGTGTTATTATTTAATAATTTTTCCGAGCCATTTGTTCACGAGAAGATCAAACAATCTGTCGCGGACGAGGTTCTGGAGCTTTTCGACATCTTCGGGCTTCACGTCTCTCTTGATTTCGAAGTCCTGAGAAACCGGTTCTCCACCTTCGGTAAGGGATACGTCAATAAAGCCAGCAATGCCGTAGTACGTGATTTGGTTAATCTTAAAGACGTTTGCGTCCAACGGGAATGCGGCGTTGAAGTGCAAGTCGTTGTCGCCCGGAGCAAGTCTGATGGTGTCCTTCAGCGTCAGAGGTACTGTGACGAGCGTATCAAACTTGATTTCGATCTGGAGCTTGTTGATCCACAAGGTATCCTTGCCGGTGTTGTTGGCGTTCAAGTAAACGTCAAAGTTTGCATTACCGAGGTTCTTGTTGATGATGTTCTGGGACAAGTCCTTGACCAACATAACGGCCTTCGGGTTCGGCAAGAAACCGTCCATTCCGTTATTCACGAGTTCCATAACGTCATCATAGACATCAACGTTATCGAAGGTGAGGTCCTTGTACTCCATTTTTGTCTCGATGAGGACTTTAGCTGCCTGAAGTTTTTTGATGAACGAGCAGCCGGTGAATGTCGTTGCCACAAGTGCGAATGCACCCGCAACAGCGAACGATAAAGCGAAGCGTGAGAATTTGGTTTTCATATTTATCTCCTTGTCTTTGTTCTTTATTATAATAAATTTATTTCCCCTTGTTCGGTTTTATCTGAAATTCGTCAGCGTTTGTATAAGCTTTTGGACGTCTATCGGTTTTGCCAAATGGCCGTTCATACCTGCAGCAAGGGCGTTTTTCTTGTCTTCTTCAAAAGCGTTCGCAGTCATTGCGATAATTGGAACTTTGGACTTTTGCGGGTCTTCCAGTTTACGGATGGCCTTGGTCGCGTCATATCCGTTCATTCGGGGCATCTGCACGTCCATCAAAATGAGATTGTAAGCCCCAGGGGGAGCCCTGCGCACTTTGTCGACTGCGATATCTCCGTCATTTGCTGTATCGACCACTAGACCGTTTTCTGTCAGGATTTCTTCGGCAATTTCGCGGTTCATTTCGTTGTCTTCGACGAGTAGCACCTTCATGTCCTTGAGCGGAATGGTTGTAACCGTTTTCTGCTCCGCAGTCTCGGGGCTGAGGTCCTTGCACCACTTCATCGGGATACTGACGGCAATCTTTGTCCCTTGCCCTTTCTTCGAGTCAATTTTGATAGTGCCGTTCATGATGTCCGTGAGCTTTTTCACGATTGTCATGCCAAGACCTGTGCCTTGGATGCGGCTTACCGTAGTGGAGCTTTCTCGTGTAAATTCATCGTAAATGTGTTCTATAAAGTCTGAGCTCATGCCGATGCCGGAATCTTCAACGACAAGTGTGTACATTCCGTAACCTTCACGGTCGCATTTTTCCTCTTCAAGCGTACACATGATTGAGCCGTTTTCGTTCGTGTACTTGATAGCGTTTCCGATAATGTTTGCTGCAATTTGGTTGATACGGTCGCTATCGATGAGGACCATCTTGTGCTCGAGGTTGGTAATTGTCGCTGTGAACAGGATCCCTTTAGTTTCGGCATGTGAACCATATGTTGTTGACAACGCCTTGATGACGTTTTCAAGATTGCATTTCTGTTCGCTCAGGATGATTTTCCCGGATTCAATGCGGGACATTTCAAGAACCTGGTTCACAAGTGATAAAAGCTGTTTCCCGGCAATGTCAATTTTATCTAGGTATTTCTTGATTGTTTCTTTTTCTTCGATGTGCTTTTTGGCCATCGCAGTAAAGCCCATGACTGCATTCATCGGTGTTCGGATATCGTGCGACATGTTGAACAGGAATGTCGTCTTGGCGTTGCTTGCTTCGCGTGCGGCGTTCAATGCCTGAGAAAGCTTGCGGTTGGCTTCAATTTCTTTAGATTTTTCTGAGGTAATGTTTCTAAATAAAATAATTCCTTTGTAGACAACATCTTTCTTGACTTCAACGGGAATATAAACCATAGTGATGTATTCTTTTTTCCCATTGGGTTTTGTGCTACAGAATACAACACTTGGAATATAGTTGAGGACCTTGCGTTCCTTGATGGTGACGTTGAAGAAAGTCCTAAAATCATCACCGTTCTGCATGTCGTCGTTGTATTGGATAAAACCTTCTACGAGATTATCAAGTTGCCCAGTCTTAGGGAACGGCATTGGCTTAATAGACAGGTCTTCGAAGGTGCCGTTTTCGGCGTCAACGTAAATCATGGCCCTTGCGATTGCATTTTCAGCCTTGGCGATGTAGTTTGCAAGCCTGTTCTGACGTGCTTCGTTGCGCCTAATCAGGAGCTGCACAATCATCAGGTAGATGATGTAGCCTGCAAATATGAGGATAAGCAAGGCCTGTAACATTCGGCCAGCTTGAATGCCCATAGAATAGAGGCTTCTAGACGCTTCTGTCGGAAAGTTTGAATAAACGCTCAGTGGAACTGTACGTAGTGGTGCGATGTAGCCTTGAATCTCATCGGTGTTCCCGTTGAACTTGTAGCTGGACGGGGTTCTAGTTGCATAAGCGCGGATAATGTTGTTTCTGTTTTCTTCGTCAAATTTTGAGGTGTACAGGAATTTTCTGAAATTGTCTTTGGAAAGTCCTTGAATTGAAGTTTGTTGCATTTTCATGGATTCAAGGGCGATAAGGCTTTTGCCTTCTGTATTTACGATTCCGGCAGATGCGTGTGCGCCGTAGACTTTGTAGTCTAGGAACCTCTTGATTGAATTTTCGTCAAACGAGGTAGAGAGGATGCCGACAATTTTTCCTTGAATGTAGACGGGGGCGTAGAACAAAATGTACGCCATGGACGTATTTGTGGGCATCATGACGAATATGCCGCTATTGCCTTTTATGCCGTCGGTGAAATACCACTTGTTGCCGGAATAGACCTTTTCTCCGGTTGTTTTTAAAGTCATTCCGCTGGAATCAGTAAAGTTCAAGTGGTCAAACTGGATCATCTTTTCTAATTCTGCCAGGAAAACAGAGTTCATTTGGCCGTCTCGGATATCGTTGGAGCTGAGTTTGGCGAGGGCTTCGACCGATTTGAGCGAGTTCGAGAAAATATCGTCCAGCTTGTTTGCCATGGCTAGGGTTATATCTTTGATATAGTCCCTGTTTCGAGCCATGACGGCAGCCTTGTCTTCGGCTTGGAACGCAGCGAAGGCTTGAATGACTAAATAGACAACAAGTATAAGGGGAGCGAACCTTATAACCGAATGCTTTAATCTTTTTTCCTTATGTTTGTATTTTGTAAAAAACTGCACGATGCTCCCCAATTATCCATTATCTATAAAAAATATAAACTATATAAATCCAAATAATTATGGTGTTTTTGCGAAAAAAATGGAAAAATGAAAATAAGTGACAAATTTCAAAATTTTTCCGAATTTTTACATCATGTTGTTTCTTTTCCGCGAAAAAAATGTAATTTTCTTGTTAGTCAATTATTCCAAATTGGAATACTAGCAAAATCAAGGAATTTAAATGAACCGTTACGATCTTGTATTGCTCGGCCTCATTCTGGAACATGAACGCAGTGGGTACGATATAATCACGGAAATTCGTGATCGTGAACTCGACCGCTGGGCGAAGATTAGCACATCGACCGTTTATAACAGACTGATAACGCTCGAAAAGAACGAGTGCATCGTCGGTCATTCGGAACGCGACGGAAACCGCCCGGAACGCATGGTGTTCAACATCACGGACAAGGGTAGGGAAGTGCTGCGCAAGGAAGTCCTCAAGCATTTGACCGGATTCAACGACGATCCGCGTACGCTTGGTTTTGCTTTCCTTTACGGTGCCGAAAACAAGGAAGTTATCCGCACGCTCGAAGTACATGAACGTAGACTGGTTCAGGAAATCGAAAATCTTGAAAAGATGATTGCCGAAGAACCGCGCCCGACGCTTTACCCGGAGGGACCGTTCCTTAACTGCATGAGCCGTGACCACATCTTGGTGGAACTCAAGTACGTGCGTGCCGCTATCGGCATTTTGCGCGACCCGGTCCGCAGCAAGAAACTCGGCGGATACTTCTATATCAATTTCGGTAACCGCGATTTCGAAAAGTTTGATGAGTAGAGTTTAGACGAAAGAACGGGCTTACGCCCTACAGACTAGAGACGAAAGAGAAAAAATGGCGCTTCGCGCTAGTAAAAACATTGGTTAAATGAATTACTTTCTCTCGTCTCTCGTCTCTCAGCTCTCGTCTAATTTCTAAATTTACCCCGCAAAAGTTTTAACGGTTTCTGATAGGGTTCCTAACCACTAATCACCAACCACGAATCACTTTTTACAACACCCCCTCTCTAACGGAGATACAATGGCTACAAAAACAGTGAAGAAGAGCGCTGCAAAGAAGGCCCCGGCAAAGAAGACCGCTAAGGTCGCTGCCCCGAAGTATGGCTACTTTGATGACGCTGCAAAAGAATACGTGCTCACCACCCCGGCTACCCCGATCAAGTGGTGCAACTACGTCGGTACTCTCAACTTCGGCGGTATCGTCGATACGACCGGCGGCACTCTCGTTTGCAAAGGCGACCCGGCTCTCAACCGTATCACCAAGTACATTGCACAGATGCCGTGCTCTGACTTCAAGGCCAGCACTATCTACATCCGTATCAAGGATGGCAAGAACTACAAGATTTTCTCCCCGTTCTACGTTCCGACTCTCGTCAAGCTCGACAAGTGGGAATGCCACGTGGGTCTTTCCTACATGCGCTGGATTGCCGAAGTTTACGGCCTCCGCGTTCAGGTCACGATTTTCGTCCCGACGGGCTCCAACACTCTCCTCCAGGACATCCAGGTGACGAACATCGCCGGTGGTTCTAAGGAAGTGGACATTATCCCGGTTTATGAATTCAGCCACTTCGAAGCTGAAAAGCAGCTCACGAACGCTGACTGGGTTCCGCAGACCATGACCCTCAAGGGCCACTGGGAAAAGGATGGCCACGTCGTTTTGGAACAGTACGCTTACATGAAGCGCGACTACGCCGTGAACTACGTTACTGCTGACTGCAAGGTTGGTTCCTTCGATGGTGACCGCCGCGTATTCCTCGGCCAGAACGAAATGGGTTCCTGGGCAAATCCGCTCAGCCTCCAGAACAAGGAACTTGCTAATAGCGAATGCGACCGTGGCGACAACATTGCCGCTCTCATGATCCACGCTGGCAAGATCGCTGCCAAGAAGACTTTCCGTACCTGCACCCAGCTCGGTCAGGAACAGAGCCTCAAGGTTGCTGCCAAGGCTATCAAGAAGTACCGCGATCTCAAGAACGTGGACAAGGCTTTCGAAGAACTCGCAAAGTTCTGGGAAAACTACCTCTCCACGATCCAGGTCAAGACCCCGGATGCTTCCTTCAACACGATGGTGAACGTACACAACCCGCGTCAGTGCCACACCACCAAGAACTGGAGCCGCTACCTGTCCCTCTATCAGTTGGGCTACGGCACCAGCCGCGGTATCGGTTACCGTGACTCTACTCAGGATCTCATGGGCGTCATGAGCCACATGCCTGAAGAAGCTCTCGTTCTCACCAAGAACCTCATCTCCGTGCAGCGTCCGGAAGGTAACGCTATGCACCAGTACGCTCCGCTCGCCCTTGCTGAAGACACGGGTAACGAAGCTAACGCCGGTGACTCCCGCGAAAAGGCTGGCGTTCTCGACGCTAATGGCAATCCGGCATACGCTGACTGGTATGGCGATGACCACCTCTGGATCGTCCTCACTGTCGCTACTTACCTCAAGGAAACTGGCAAGATGGACCTCCTCAACGAAGAAATTCCGTTCTACGTTGCAGGCAAGAAGCATGCTGAACGTCCGACAGGCACTGTCCTCGAACACTTGAAGCGCGCTCTCAAGTTCACTCGCGAACACCTTGGTCAGCACAACCTTCCGCTCCTCGGCTTTGCCGACTGGAACGACTGCATGAACCTCCCGCTCGGTGCAGAATCTACGTTCAACACTGCTTTGTACGCAAAGGCTTTGCTCGAAATGATGGGCATTGAAGAAGCTCTCGGCGACAAGGAAGCCGTTGAAATGTACAAGGGCTGGTACGAAGATGTCAAGAAGGCATTCAACGACAGCGCTTGGGATGGCAAGTGGTGGACTCGTTGGTTTGACAAGGACGGCAACGGCTACGGCGTTTCCTCTGCCAAGTACGGCAAGATTTACTGCAACGGCCAGTCCTGGCCGGTCATCGCTGGCATCGCTTTCGGCGACCGTGCAGTGCAGGGCATGGACAGCTTGAACAAGCTCCTCAACACCAAGTACGGCGTGAAGAGCTCTACTCCGGGTTACCGTGGCTTTGAACCGGCTGTCGGTGGCATTTCCACCTATCCTCCTGGAGCAAAGGAAAACGGCGGTATCTTCCTCCACACGAACCCGTGGGTGATGATCGCCGAAACGATCCTCGGCCGTGGCGACAACGCATTCCAGTACTACAACCAGATCAACCCGGCTTCCAAGAACGGCATCCTTGACGTGTTTGAATCTGAACCGTACTGCTATCCGCAGAACATCCTCGGTGACGAACACAAGCAGTTTGGTATGGGCCGTAACGCATGGCTCTCCGGTACTTCTACTTGGACATACCAGGCTGCAACGCAGTTCATCCTCGGTATCCGCGCAAGCTTCAACGGTCTCGTTGTTGATCCTTGCATCCCGAGCGCATGGGCTGGCTTCGAAGCTACCCGTAAGTTCCGCGGTGCTACCTACCAGATTACTGTGAAGAACCCGGATCACGTCTGCAAGGGCGTCGCAAAGATGGTTGTTGACGGTCAGGAAATCGATTCCAACGTCGCTCCGATCTTTACGAAGGGTATCCACAAGGTTGAGGTAACATTGGGTTAATAAAACCAATGTCATCCCGGACTCCGATCCGGGATCGCCTATGTAAATTTCAAAAGCGCCAGTCTCTCACGAGGCTGGTGTTTTTTATGTTGTAATCTTGAATAAATTGTTTATATTAAAATGCATGAAGATTAACTTGTTAAAACTTTTTTTGTGGGCTTTTGCCTTGCTTCTTTTGGTTGGCTGCTCGATGCGGCCGCTTTCTGCGAGCGCGTTTATGGAAGCCTACCAGAGCGTAAACGATTCCTCTAAGACTGTGGTTGGGGTATCGATTACGGGAATGCGGGGTGTTACTTCAAATTCGGAAGAGCCGAAAATGGACTCTATCGGTAATCACGTTTATGGAGTCAAGGATGAAGGCGTAATAGACATCTCTGTCCCGGTTTATCATTTTATAGATCATTTTGCTATTGGGGGTGGCTTTCAGTATTTCACGCCTTTTGTCTCGTTAGGTGTTGCTTTTGATCATTTTGGCGTGATGGGGTGGGGTACGGTTGCTGCAGGTGGTATAAGTGTGATGGAGCAAATTTCGCCAACGGAAGAATTGCATTTAGGCTTATTTCAGTTCGCCTCTCGCACATCGAGCTATGCTGGCTGCAAAGCCGTTGATGGAAATTGTGGCGAAGCTTTTGGTGTTGCAATTTATTATTTCGAGTTCGGTGGCGGCTCCTATTTTATGTATAAAACAGGCTTTAAGTGGCATTTGGGTGCCGAATTCAGATACAGCTACGACATCGACTACAAGGCAAATCGCTTTGCGTTTACCTTAAATCTTTTGGGGTTGTGATTTGGTTACGATTTATCCCGAGATTCGCATGTAGACGCACAGTACGCGGCTTACGGTATAGCCGGACTTGAGGAGCGATTTGAGCATCGGTACAACGTTGATTGTTGTAATCCAGTCACTATCGGCAAATTTGCCTTTCCAGCTTTTGGCTGAACCGTTGTCGAATACGTCCTTGATCATGGAATCGTAATAGGGGAGGTACTTGACTGAGATGACATCTTTCAAAGATTGATTCACGACTTCGTCCGTTTTGGCAAAGCCAGAATCTGTGGCGAAAGCGTTGTTGCATCCGAGAATGGTGAAGTTGCGGTCAACCCAGAAAATACCGATGTTCGGGAAATTGAAAAGTGAATTTATCAGAGATTCCTCAACACCGCTCTTCATGAGGAATGGAATTTCAGGCGATGTTTCGACGCGGCGTGCAGAACCAATCATGACAATTCGGTCTTCGTCATCGGGAGCGAGGTGTCCGCGGAAGTCGTACCACACGAGGTTCTTTTCGCTGTTCCAGCAACGAATCTTGAGTGTGCCGAAGCGGGCATCTTCGTTGGCAAGGCGGTTCAGCTGGCTTTGTTCATCAAGCAAATGTCCTTTGTCGTCGTAGGCTGCTTGTCCACCTGCTTTCATCATGCATTCGTTCATGACTCGTTCAAGCAGTTTGAAGTCGTCTTCGGGCATGAGCGTTTCAATGTTGGCGATACCCCCTGAACGCGGAACGTCTCTGTAGTCATCGTCCATCATGGGAGTTTGTAAAAAGAGCTGGCGGCTTTCAAAATCAAATTTCCAGAGGAAGTCACCGGTATTGCGAAGCAAAGATTTGAGCTTTGTTTCGGCTTCATCCAGGCGATGCTGGTTTTCAACGGTGTTTGAAATGTTTTTAATCAAGCAAATATAACGCGATTCGTCCATTGAAAGGCGTTGGTGTTGGCATCGCATTTCAAACCAAAGCATTGAGCCATCGTCTCGCTTGTACGAGAACATGAACGGCATTTCGGGGTGCTTGTCAATATCGTCAAAGTAGAGTTTGAGTCGAGCCCAGTCTTTGGGTGGCAAGATGTCGCGGAACAGGCGGTCTTTGCTTAAGTTGTCAAAGAGCGGGTCTGACATGAACTGCGGCATTGAACTGATGAATTCAAACTTGTCAGAAAGTACGACGATGAACTCACCGAGGTTGCCCGCAAAAAGCGTATAAAGCCGTTGCCTTTTCCAATAGTCGAGCAATAGCAAAATGGTGGCAATCAGCAAAAGCAAGAGCACGGTGCAGACATAGCACCAGCCCACAGACCAATCAATAGAGTTCATCATACATTTATAAGATAATCATTTTTTAGTAGGCAAAGCAATAGAGCAAAGAAAAAAGCCTGCTCGTAAGCAGGCTTGTAATTTAAAAGGTTATGCTTTGAAAAGGAGATTCCCGCGCGGTGTCGGGAATGGCATCCTTCCTACTGTCTACTTCCTACCGTCTACTCGGCAAAGTATTCCTTGGCCTTGGCGATAACGTCTTCGACCTTGACCATGGTGAACTGCTTTTCGTTGCGGAACTTCCATTCAACTTCGCCGTTTGCGAGGCCCTTCTTGCCGATGGCGATACGCACCGGAGAACCCCAGAGGTCAGCGTCCTTGAACTTCACGCCCGGACGTTCGTCGCGATCGTCGACGAGCACGTCGATGCCGGCAGCTTCGAGTTCCTTTTCGAACTTTTCTGCAAGTTCCATGAGTTCTGCTTCCTTGCCGATCGGTACGATTTCCACTTGGAACGGAGCGATGGACTTGGGCCAAATCGGTCCGAAGTCATCGTGGCTGTTTTCCACGACGGATGCCATCAAGCGGCCCACGCCGATGCCGTAGCAGCCCATAATGGCCGGAGCGGTCGTCTTTTCTGCGGTGAGGAACTTAGCGCCCATGGATTCAGAGAACTTGGTGCCGAGCTTGAAGATATTACCCATTTCGATGCCGCGTGTTTCGGTGAGGAGTTCACCGCAGCAGGGACACTTGCAGACTTCGGAAGCTTCTGCGATGTCCGCCACTTCGAACTTCGGGAAGTCGCGCTTCGGGTTGCAATGCTTGAAGTGGAAGCCTTCTTCGTTTGCGCCCGTGACGAGATCGAAGGAATCTGCGATGGCTTCGTCCACGATGATGCGCGTATCGTGAGAATTGATCGGGGATGCAAAGCCCGGAACCATGCCGCAAGATTTGATGAGGCTGTCTTCGGCCGGATAGAGTTCCTTGGCCTTCAAGAGGTTGTGGAGCTTGATTTCGGAAACGTCGAGGTTGCCCGGAACCACGACCGTGATGAGCTTGCCTTCGAAGTCGAAGAACACGCACTTGGCAGTAGATTCTGCCGGAACGTTCAGGAACTTGGTGATTTCTTCGATGCTTTCGCTGTTCGGCGTTGCAACCTTTTCGAGGGCTGCGTTCTCGTCGCCCTTGAACGGCACGCGCTGGAACTTCGCGATTTCGCGGTTGGCCTGGTAGCCGCACTTCTTGCAGAGAATCAAGTAGTCTTCACCGTTCGGAGTGTCGAGCATGAATTCGTGAGCGACCTTACCGCCCATGATCCCCGTATCACTCTGCACCACCACCGGTTCAATGCCCACGCGACGGTAGATGCGGAGGTAGGCGTCGTATTCTTCCTGGTAGTGACGGTCGAGGTCTTCCTGGCTGGTGTGGAAACTGTAAGCATCCTTCATCAAAAATTCGCGGACGCGGATAAGACCGCCGCGAGCACGAGCTTCGTCACGGTACTTGGTCTTGAACTGGTAGAGCATCACCGGGAGCTGCTTGTAGCTGTTGAGCACGTAGCGCACGAGGTCGGTCATGGCTTCTTCGTGCGTCATGGCGAGCACCATGTTGTGGTTGTTGCGGTCCTTGAAGCGGAGGAGTTCTTCGCCAATAGCCTGGTAACGGCCAGATTCGCTCCAAAGTTCAGCGGTCTGCACCACCGGCAAGTCCACTTCGATACCGCCAATCTTGTTCATTTCTTCGCGGATGATGTTTACGATCTTCTGGATGACGCGGTAACCGATCGGCATCATGGAATAGATACCGGTAGAAACAGGCTTGATATAGCCGCCGCGCATGAGGAAGATGTGGGAGGGCATGGTGGCATCGCTCGGCGTTTCGCGGAGCGTGACGTAAAAGTACTTGGAGAGTTTCATTGTTTTTGCCTTTTAAAATTTTACGGGCTAAATTTAGTTTTTTTTGTATTTTTCGGTCATGGAATTTTTAAACCATTTGCGGGAAAAAGCCGCAGTGAAAAAAATTGAAAAGTTCATCCCGGCGATTGCTTTTTTGGGCGGGTTCAGCTGGGATTCTATGACCATAGGACACAAAGTTTACGGAAGGGACTTAATCCTGTTGTCGTTCTATTATTTGATTGCTCTAGTCTCGATATTTTTCATTGCGACAAAAAGCGTTGTTAATGAAGATGATAAAACCGAAATTGAATCATCTTTTTTCAGCAGGATTTTAAATCACGAATGGCCTTCGTCTTGGATTGACCGATTGACCTGGGCTGTACAGTTTTGCTTTGGCAACCTTTATAGTGCGCTAGTTATTTGCTATTTCAAAAGCTCCGGATCCATTGCGTCTTTTACCATCGTTTTATTCCTAGTTGCGCTCCTTATCGGTAACGAATTTCTGAAACAGAAATATGAAAAGTTTGGAGTCAGCCTTGCGTTCTTTTGTCTGCTCGGAACGATGTTCTTCAATTTTTTAATCCCGCACTTGGCTCACGAGATGGGGGCTTTCTGGTTCTTTTTAAGCACAATCATTTCAGCGGGAATATGTTACTTACTTTGGTTTAAATCAGAGCGCCATAAGAGAACTCTTGTTGCGCCTATTTCCATAAGTGTCGTCTTATCCGTTGCGTATATTGTCAATTGGATTCCTCCGGTGCCACTAATTGTGAAACAACAAGTTGTGTGTAAAAATTTTGACAACGAAACATACTCGTGTGATGCGGATCGGCTCAATTTTTGGCAACGAAATGGATTCTCTAAGGCGACTATCCATAAAGACGAGGGTGACGAAGTTTATTTTATGTCCTCTGTTTATGGACCGGCAGAACTCAAGGCCCCTGTTGAATTCCGATGGTACTACGAGGAACCGTCCACAGGAAAGTTTAAATTGACGGACAAGATTTCGTCAAGCAGGATGGTCATTCGCGGTGGGCGAGATGCTGGCTATCGCAGCTATTCAAAAAAGAAAAATATCCCGACGGGGGATTATCGCGTAGAAACAGCATATAAAGATGGAGCTGTTATCGGCTCAACTTCGTTTAAAGTACTCGAAGGAATGCCTAAAAATGGTTTTGTCCGTGATTCCCTACGCTAAAAATATGTATATTAAGACGCAAAAATAGGAATGGGTGCATTCCTAAAGATTTTTTGACTTAGGAGTCTAAAAAAATGAAACTGAAAAAGATTGCTCTTGGTGCCGCTGCCCTTGCCCTTGTTGCTTGTGGCGAAGCCCAAAAACCGATTGCAAAAGCTGCCGCCATTACACCGGATTCCGCAGACGAACAGAAATTTGCGTACATGCTTGGCGCTCAGTTCGGTCTCCAGAACTTTTCGAATCTTCCTTGGCAGACTGGCTATGGTATTGATGAAGATGCTACTGTCCAGGCATTCCGCGATGCTATTGCTAGCTTGAACGATACGACTGCAAAGCTCCAGCTCCCGCAGGATACTCTCGCCGCTGTCAGCAGACGTATCCAGCAATCTATGCGTGAACGTTATTTCAAGACTCAGCCGGATTCTACTGCTAAGGATTTAACAGATGAACAGCGCCGCGCTCTTGTTGATTCGCTTCGCAAGGCTTTGCCGGTTGAAGCCGCTCCGGCTGTCAAGAACGAAAAGGTGACACTCCAGGCAAACGCATCTGAACAGCAGAAGTTCTCCTATGTTGTTGGTGCTCAATTCGGTAATCAGTTCTTCAGCATTGGTAACCAGTTCCAGACTCAATTTGATGGAGATTACTTTGTGCTCGGTCTCCGTGATGCTGGCAAGCGTGTTCGCGATACCACGTTCACAATGACTCTTCCGGATGATACTTTGAAGGCTGTCGGCGACCGCTTTATGGAAAAGTCGAAGCTGATTAACGAAGAAAGGATGAAGAAGGCTAAGGCTGAAGAAGAAAAGCTCAAGGCCGAAGTCGCTTCTCTCCGTGGCGATACGCTTGCAAACGGCATGCCGGCCAAGATGAATTTCAAGGTGAAGGCATCCGGCATTACGGTGAAGAGCGAAGACTTGAGCGATTTTGCAGGTAAGCCGCTCCTCATGTTCTACTTCTCTGCAACTTGCGGTCACTGCGCACACGCTGCTCCGCAGATTCTTGAAATCGCAAAGGAATTTGCTCAGAAGGGCCTCACAACAGTTTCTATCGCTAGCGGTGGAAACAACAAGCCGGGCATTCGCCGCTTTATTGACGACGCCAA
Coding sequences within it:
- a CDS encoding proline--tRNA ligase, whose amino-acid sequence is MKLSKYFYVTLRETPSDATMPSHIFLMRGGYIKPVSTGIYSMMPIGYRVIQKIVNIIREEMNKIGGIEVDLPVVQTAELWSESGRYQAIGEELLRFKDRNNHNMVLAMTHEEAMTDLVRYVLNSYKQLPVMLYQFKTKYRDEARARGGLIRVREFLMKDAYSFHTSQEDLDRHYQEEYDAYLRIYRRVGIEPVVVQSDTGIMGGKVAHEFMLDTPNGEDYLILCKKCGYQANREIAKFQRVPFKGDENAALEKVATPNSESIEEITKFLNVPAESTAKCVFFDFEGKLITVVVPGNLDVSEIKLHNLLKAKELYPAEDSLIKSCGMVPGFASPINSHDTRIIVDEAIADSFDLVTGANEEGFHFKHCNPKRDFPKFEVADIAEASEVCKCPCCGELLTETRGIEMGNIFKLGTKFSESMGAKFLTAEKTTAPAIMGCYGIGVGRLMASVVENSHDDFGPIWPKSIAPFQVEIVPIGKEAELMELAEKFEKELEAAGIDVLVDDRDERPGVKFKDADLWGSPVRIAIGKKGLANGEVEWKFRNEKQFTMVKVEDVIAKAKEYFAE
- a CDS encoding DUF2914 domain-containing protein, whose amino-acid sequence is MEFLNHLREKAAVKKIEKFIPAIAFLGGFSWDSMTIGHKVYGRDLILLSFYYLIALVSIFFIATKSVVNEDDKTEIESSFFSRILNHEWPSSWIDRLTWAVQFCFGNLYSALVICYFKSSGSIASFTIVLFLVALLIGNEFLKQKYEKFGVSLAFFCLLGTMFFNFLIPHLAHEMGAFWFFLSTIISAGICYLLWFKSERHKRTLVAPISISVVLSVAYIVNWIPPVPLIVKQQVVCKNFDNETYSCDADRLNFWQRNGFSKATIHKDEGDEVYFMSSVYGPAELKAPVEFRWYYEEPSTGKFKLTDKISSSRMVIRGGRDAGYRSYSKKKNIPTGDYRVETAYKDGAVIGSTSFKVLEGMPKNGFVRDSLR
- a CDS encoding FKBP-type peptidyl-prolyl cis-trans isomerase N-terminal domain-containing protein, whose product is MKLKKIALGAAALALVACGEAQKPIAKAAAITPDSADEQKFAYMLGAQFGLQNFSNLPWQTGYGIDEDATVQAFRDAIASLNDTTAKLQLPQDTLAAVSRRIQQSMRERYFKTQPDSTAKDLTDEQRRALVDSLRKALPVEAAPAVKNEKVTLQANASEQQKFSYVVGAQFGNQFFSIGNQFQTQFDGDYFVLGLRDAGKRVRDTTFTMTLPDDTLKAVGDRFMEKSKLINEERMKKAKAEEEKLKAEVASLRGDTLANGMPAKMNFKVKASGITVKSEDLSDFAGKPLLMFYFSATCGHCAHAAPQILEIAKEFAQKGLTTVSIASGGNNKPGIRRFIDDAKFDETISVVWDESRQFGELYSDGYVPKVYLVNPNGTYKQYAAFEKEKEDLKKEIAELLNGKNVEWKIEVKKPEADSAKAPEVKQDAKKDTKSAKAKK